TGATTTAGGAATGGGGGTTACTTATCTTGATCCAGGCTCATCACAAATGGGGAAAAAAGAGTCTATTGAAGATACTGCGCGTGTATTAGGGCGTTTTTATGATGGTATTGAATACCGTGGTTTTGATCAGTCATTAGTGGAAGAACTAGCTGCAAAATCAGGTGTACCAGTATGGAATGGTCTTACCGATAAATTCCATCCAACTCAAATGTTGGCGGATATGCTGACAGTTGAAGAAAACTTTGGTCATTTAAAAGGACTTAAGCTGACCTTCTTTGGTGATGCCCGTAATAATGTGGCTAATTCGCTGATGGTTGTATGTGCCAAATTAGGGTTACATTTTACCGCATGTGGCCCAGCATCTTTAATGCCAGAAGAGCAACTTGTGAAGGAATGTCGTGCAATTGCAGCTGAAAACGAAGGCTCTATTACATTGACAGAAGATATCGAGAAAGGGGCAAAAGACGCGGATGTTCTCTATACCGATATTTGGGTTTCAATGGGTGAGCCAGATAGTGTTTGGGGGGAGCGAATTCGCTTACTAAAAGCTTATCAAGTTAATGAATCTATGATGACAATGGCTAATCCTCATGCGATTTTCTTACACTGTTTACCTTCATTCCATGATCGTTTAACGACTATTGGTGAAGATATTTACCAGAAATTTGGCTTGAGTGAAATGGAAGTGGCAGATGGTGTTTTTGAGTCTCGCCAATCAAAAGTTTTCGACCAAGCTGAAAACCGTATGCATACCATTAAAGCAGTTATGTTTGCGACGTTAAGCTAAAGCAAGGAGTTAACGATGCCTAAGAAGGTATTTATTGCTTTAGGGGGAAATGCACTAGGTAGTACGCCACTAGAGCAAAAACAGATAGTGCGAAAAACCGCAAAGCCGATTGTAGATTTGGTTGAGAAAGGTTACCAAGTCATTATTGGTCACGGAAATGGTCCGCAAGTTGGGATGATCAATTTAGCTATGGATTATGCATCACAACAGAATATTGGCACACCTTATATGCCATTTGCTGAATGTGGTGCCATGAGCCAAGGCTATATTGGTTATCATTTACAACAGGCTATTAATGACGAATTATGTGCACGACATCTGAATAAAAAGCATGGTTGTGCAACTATTGTGACCCAAGTGATTGTTGATAAAAATGATCCTGCTTTTTTATCACCGACAAAGCCAATTGGTGCGTTTTATACTCAACAGCAAGCTGAGGCTATCCAAAAAGAGCACGGTTTTTATTTTATGGAAGATGCGGGGCGTGGATATCGTCGAGTTATTCCATCACCCAAACCGTTAGAAATTGTAGAATCACCCATTATTAAACAGCTAGTTGAACGCAATATTGTGGTGATCACGGTTGGCGGAGGTGGTATTCCCGTTATTCGAAAAGGAGAGTTATTAGAAGGTATTGATGCTGTTATTGATAAAGATAACTCTAGCGCTAAATTAGCTGTCGAATTAAAAGCAGATATTTTATTAATATTAACGGCTGTTGATAAAGTCGCTATTAATTTTAATAAACCAGAGCAAATGAATTTAGATAAATTAACCCTTTCTCAGGCTCAAGAATATATTTCTCAAGGGCAATTTGCTAAAGGAAGTATGTTACCTAAAGTCGAGGCTTGTCTTAATTTTCTAAAGGAGAGTGATAAAGGTGTACAAGCGATTATTACTTCTTTAGATAATGCATTATCTGCTTTAGAAGGAAAAACAGGTACAACACTTATTTCTGATTAATATCATAATTATCATCATTCTAAATTTAATTCTAAAAATAAACACTGCCAGTTAGATATTATTTCTACTGGCAGAGTTACCTCTTATTTAAGTCGAGGGCGCTTATGAAACTTAAAAAGTTTGCGTTTCCGACCGCATTTACTATTTTATTTGCAATTACAGTAATTGTGGTTGGCTTAACGTGGATTATTCCGGCTGGCGAATATCAACGCTTAAGTTATAACTCAACAGAGCCATCATTAGTGGTTGCGAAAATAGATGGTTCTCATGAAGTGTTACCTGCAACTCAAGCCACATTAAATGATTTAAATGTCTCTATTGAGATTGAGAAATTCACGGATGGGACAATTAAAAAACCGATAGCGATACCCGGAACCTATGAACGTGTAGCACAGCAACCCAAAGGGATAATGGATATTACTGAAAGTATGGTGAAAGGGACGATAGAGGGGGCTGATGTTATTGTTTTTATTCTTGTATTGGGGGGGCTTATTGGTGTTGTTAATAAAACAGGGGCATTTAATGCGGGTTTAACAGCACTGGCAAATCGAACTAAAGGGAAAGAGTTTTTAGTGGTGTTTGGTGTCACCATTATATTATCCATTGGTGGGACAAGTTGTGGTATTGAAGAAGAAGCTGTGGCTTTCTATCCTATATTAGTCCCCATATTCTTAATACTGGGTTATGACGCTATTGTGTGTGTTGGGGCTATTTTCCTTGCTTCTTCAATGGGAGCTGGATTTTCAACGGTAAATCCATTTTCAGTGGTGATTGCCTCAAATGCATCAGGTATAAGTTTTATTGAAGGGATCGGCTTTCGTACTATTGGGTTAGTCATTGGTACGATTGGTGTTTTGGTTTATTTATATTGGTATTGCAAGAAGATCAAAAAAGATCCGGCTTTCTCTTATAACTATGAAAATGCCGAGAGTTTTAAACAGCGCTTTTTAAGTAATTACGATCCTAATGAGATATTAGAATTTTCGTGGCGTCGTAAAGTGATCCTCTGCTTATTTGTTGCTGCTTTTCCTATTATGGTTTGGGGCGTTATGGATATGGGCTGGTGGTTCCCACAAATGGCGGCTCTTTTCCTTGCTATCGCTATCATCATAATTTTCCTTTCTAGATTAAAAGAGAAAACAGCCATTGATGGATTTATTCATGGGGCATCTGAACTCGTTGGTGTTTCATTAATTATTGGTTTAGCGCGCGGTGTTAACCTTGTAATGGAACAAGGTAAAATTGCCGATACTATCCTTGAGTTTATGTCTCATATGGTTGCAGGAATGCCACCAAGCTTATTTTTATTAGCACAACTCGTCGTCTTTATTTGTTTAGGTTTTATTGTTCCTTCTTCTTCAGGTCTTGCGGTTTTAGCGATGCCAATCATGGCGCCATTAGCTGATGCTGTAGGTGTTCCTCGTTATATGGTGGTATCTGCATATAATTGGGGACAATATATTATGTTGTTTTTAGCACCGACAGGTTTAGTACTAGCGACATTACAAATGTTAGATATTTCCTATAACAAATGGTTAAAATTTATTATGCCGATGGTGATATTTATGTTTGTTCTTTCGGCCATATTATTACTTATTCAAGTCGCCCTTTTATAATATTAAATAGGTGTGTTTATATTGATAAATGGATTTTCAGTTATTCTGTAGTGTGATATTAATCTAGTTTTTTATGCTGTTATCAGTGATATTTTTTGGTTTTCATTAGAAGTGATCTAGCTCTCGTTTTTAATGGCAATAAAAAATAAACTGAAAAAAAAGGTTGTTAATTTGTAGAAGTTATGTTTTTTTAAATACAGATAACACGTAAACACATCATTAAATTCATTGATAGGTAACCCATGATCATTACTACTCTACTACAAAGCCTACGACTAACAGCGCACATCGCGGCTGTGGTTGGCGTGCGTGTGGTGGTGGTCGTCGGCAAAGCGCCGTAACGGGTCCGAATCAACATAGTTTCGCAACCCCGCCGGCGCATTAACCGGGCGGGGTTTTTCATTTCTACCTGCCCATAAAGTCCGGCTTAGAACAAAGGACATAGAAAAATGGGTGCTCAACAAGAAAACGCCACAATAAGTAAAACGTTTACTGGCGCACAATTAATTGTTTATTTACTGGAACGGCAAGGTATCACGACAGTTGCAGGGATCCCCGGTGGTGCGGCGCTTCCTTTGTATGATGCATTGAGCCAAAGTAAATCTATTCGACATATTTTAACTCGCCATGAACAAGGTGCGGGTTTTATTGCACAAGGTATTGCACGTGCCAATGGCAAACCTGCTGTGTGTATCGCTTCAAGCGGGCCGGGTGCGACAAATTTAGTGACTGCAATCGCAGATGCGAAGCTTGATTCCATTCCTTTAGTTTGTATTACAGGCCAGGTATCTTCAGCAATGATTGGAACAGATGCATTCCAAGAAGTTGATACCTATGGCATGTCTATTCCGATTACGAAGCATAACTATTTAGTTCGTGATATTGCTGAGTTACCTGAAATTATTTGTGATGCGTTTCGTTTAGCGATGTCAGGAAGACCTGGTCCTGTTTGGGTTGACGTACCAAAAGATATCCAACAAGCCACTATTACGCTAGAAACATTACCGCCTATTCCACAAAAAGATCCTGTACCCATATTTAATACTGATTTAGTAATACAAGCGGCACAAATGATTAATCAGGCTAAAAAACCTGTTTTATATTTAGGCGGTGGGATAATTAGTTCTGAAGCCTGTAAAGAGGCGATTGAATTAGCAGAAAAAAATAATCTGCCTACGACGATGACTTTAATGGGATTAGGATTAATGCCACCTTCACACCCACTGTATTTGGGGATGTTGGGTATGCATGCGACTCGTAGCACCAATTTTATTTTAGAAGAAGCGGATTTGTTGATTGTATTAGGGGCGAGATTTGACGATCGTGCAATTGGCAAAGCAGAGAAATTTTGCCCTAATGCTAAAATTATTCATGTTGATATTGATCGCGCTGAAATTAGTAAGATCAAACGCCCTGATATTGCGATCCACGCTGATGCGAAATCAGTGTTATCACTGTTATTACCATTGATTAATATAAATAAACGTAATGAATGGATAGAGAGTGTTACGACACTGAAACAAGAATATCCTTTAGAGATGAAAAATGCTGAAAATATCCTGAGTGGTTATGGCATTGTATTAGCCGCGGCAAACTGTGTTGATGATGATGCGATTATTACAACAGACGTTGGGCAACATCAGATGTGGGTAGCGCAAGCTTATCCGTTAAATCGACCTCGACAATGGTTAACGTCAGGTGGATTAGGCACGATGGGTTTTGGTTTACCTGCTGCAATTGGTGCCGCGTTAGCTGAGCCGAATAAGAAAATCCTCTGCTTTTCGGGGGATGGCAGTATTATGATGAATATTCAAGAGCTTGCCACCGCGGCTGAACACCAATTAGATATCAAAATTATTTTGATTAATAATCAGGCGCTGGGTTTAGTGCATCAGCAACAAACACTCTTTTTTGAAGAGCGCATTTATGCTGCCGCTTACCCTTATCAAACAGATTTTATCCGTATTGCACAAGGTTTTGGTTTAGATACCTGTGACTTAAATCAGGAAGCTGATCCCGCCAGTGCATTGCAAGCCGCTATTGAAAAGCCAGGCCCTTGCTTAATTCACGTTATGATTGATATCCATGAAAAAGTATTTCCGATGGTTCCACCTGGGGCTGCAAATATTGAGATGATAGGAGCTTAACTTATGTCAAACCAATCACAACCTATCGCGCTGGAATTGATTGTTCGCAACCATCCCGGTGTTATGACCCATATTTGTGGTCTATTTGCTCGTCGCGCATTTAACGTCGATGGTATTTTGTGTTTACCAATGAAAAATAGTGATAAAAGTCGTATTTGGCTATTAGTGCAAAAAGATGATCGTCTAATGCAGATGGTCAGCCAGGTAGAAAAGCTTGAAGATGTAAAAGAAGTTAGATTTAGCGATGATTTACGTGTTTTTGAACAAATGGAAAGTTATTTAAATTAATTTATTCTGGCTCTTTCTTAACAAATAAGAGAGAGCCAGAATTTAATGAAAGTATAAACTTATTTTGTTTCAGTGATGATTTTTTTCAAGATGTTGTCTATCTTCACATTCCATCTGTAACGTAATATGGTTAATACGAAATTGTTCACGAAGTTGTTGTTCGAGTCGAATTCTTAATTCTTCATGGTCAGCATTTGGCTGATAAACAATATGCCCACTTAAAATCAGTTTACTTTGTGTGAGTGCCCATAAATGCAAATCATGAGAACTTACGACATCTGGAGTATTATTAATTGTTTCAGTAACCTGAATAAGATCAACACCGCGAGGTACGCCCTCAAGTAAAATATTCAGACATTCTTTAAGTAATATCCACGTTCGTGGAAAAACCATAAAACCGATTAGCACCGCAATAATAGAGTCAACGAATTCCCAACCCGTCAACCAAATAATGACTGCACCAATAATTACTCCTATTGAGCCCAACATATCCGCCCATACTTCTAAATAAGCCCCTTTTACATTAAGGCTTTCATCCTTTGTGCTGGTGAGTAACTTCATTGAAATCAGGTTAACAACAAAGCCTATTAACGCAATAATAAGCATATCAATAGATTAAATATCAGGAGGTGAAGATAAGCGTTTATAGGCTTCATATAAAATATAGAAAGCAACCGCCATTAAAATAAGTGCGTTCATAGTTGCTGCTAATATTTCAAAGCGTGCATAACCATAAGTTCTAAAAACATCAGCGGCTTTTCTGCCGGCATGAATAGCAATCAGAGCAAGTAAAAGTGCGAAAGCATCGGTCATCATATGCATGGCATCGGAAATTAATGCCAAACTACCCGTTAAATAACCGCCAATAAATTCGACTAGCATAAATAATGACGTTAAGCCGAATGCAATTAATAACCGTGACTCAGGTAGTGCTTTTACATCGGCATGTTCATGATTTCCACTCATTGAAGCTCCTCATTATCTGAATTGCATTATTAAAAACATAGCTGAAAATAAATAAAAATAAATTAAATAAAGAGAGGATTTATGGATA
This genomic stretch from Proteus vulgaris harbors:
- the argI_3 gene encoding ornithine carbamoyltransferase subunit I, encoding MSINIKGRSFLKLLDFSSAEIQYLLKLSKYFKSLKMAGIPHRSLEGKNIVLLFEKTSTRTRCAFEVAGYDLGMGVTYLDPGSSQMGKKESIEDTARVLGRFYDGIEYRGFDQSLVEELAAKSGVPVWNGLTDKFHPTQMLADMLTVEENFGHLKGLKLTFFGDARNNVANSLMVVCAKLGLHFTACGPASLMPEEQLVKECRAIAAENEGSITLTEDIEKGAKDADVLYTDIWVSMGEPDSVWGERIRLLKAYQVNESMMTMANPHAIFLHCLPSFHDRLTTIGEDIYQKFGLSEMEVADGVFESRQSKVFDQAENRMHTIKAVMFATLS
- a CDS encoding C4-dicarboxylate anaerobic carrier — encoded protein: MKLKKFAFPTAFTILFAITVIVVGLTWIIPAGEYQRLSYNSTEPSLVVAKIDGSHEVLPATQATLNDLNVSIEIEKFTDGTIKKPIAIPGTYERVAQQPKGIMDITESMVKGTIEGADVIVFILVLGGLIGVVNKTGAFNAGLTALANRTKGKEFLVVFGVTIILSIGGTSCGIEEEAVAFYPILVPIFLILGYDAIVCVGAIFLASSMGAGFSTVNPFSVVIASNASGISFIEGIGFRTIGLVIGTIGVLVYLYWYCKKIKKDPAFSYNYENAESFKQRFLSNYDPNEILEFSWRRKVILCLFVAAFPIMVWGVMDMGWWFPQMAALFLAIAIIIIFLSRLKEKTAIDGFIHGASELVGVSLIIGLARGVNLVMEQGKIADTILEFMSHMVAGMPPSLFLLAQLVVFICLGFIVPSSSGLAVLAMPIMAPLADAVGVPRYMVVSAYNWGQYIMLFLAPTGLVLATLQMLDISYNKWLKFIMPMVIFMFVLSAILLLIQVALL
- the czcD_1 gene encoding cation efflux protein, which codes for MLIIALIGFVVNLISMKLLTSTKDESLNVKGAYLEVWADMLGSIGVIIGAVIIWLTGWEFVDSIIAVLIGFMVFPRTWILLKECLNILLEGVPRGVDLIQVTETINNTPDVVSSHDLHLWALTQSKLILSGHIVYQPNADHEELRIRLEQQLREQFRINHITLQMECEDRQHLEKNHH
- the czcD_2 gene encoding cation efflux protein, giving the protein MSGNHEHADVKALPESRLLIAFGLTSLFMLVEFIGGYLTGSLALISDAMHMMTDAFALLLALIAIHAGRKAADVFRTYGYARFEILAATMNALILMAVAFYILYEAYKRLSSPPDI
- the arcC_2 gene encoding carbamate kinase — its product is MPKKVFIALGGNALGSTPLEQKQIVRKTAKPIVDLVEKGYQVIIGHGNGPQVGMINLAMDYASQQNIGTPYMPFAECGAMSQGYIGYHLQQAINDELCARHLNKKHGCATIVTQVIVDKNDPAFLSPTKPIGAFYTQQQAEAIQKEHGFYFMEDAGRGYRRVIPSPKPLEIVESPIIKQLVERNIVVITVGGGGIPVIRKGELLEGIDAVIDKDNSSAKLAVELKADILLILTAVDKVAINFNKPEQMNLDKLTLSQAQEYISQGQFAKGSMLPKVEACLNFLKESDKGVQAIITSLDNALSALEGKTGTTLISD
- the ilvB gene encoding acetolactate synthase catalytic subunit; protein product: MGAQQENATISKTFTGAQLIVYLLERQGITTVAGIPGGAALPLYDALSQSKSIRHILTRHEQGAGFIAQGIARANGKPAVCIASSGPGATNLVTAIADAKLDSIPLVCITGQVSSAMIGTDAFQEVDTYGMSIPITKHNYLVRDIAELPEIICDAFRLAMSGRPGPVWVDVPKDIQQATITLETLPPIPQKDPVPIFNTDLVIQAAQMINQAKKPVLYLGGGIISSEACKEAIELAEKNNLPTTMTLMGLGLMPPSHPLYLGMLGMHATRSTNFILEEADLLIVLGARFDDRAIGKAEKFCPNAKIIHVDIDRAEISKIKRPDIAIHADAKSVLSLLLPLININKRNEWIESVTTLKQEYPLEMKNAENILSGYGIVLAAANCVDDDAIITTDVGQHQMWVAQAYPLNRPRQWLTSGGLGTMGFGLPAAIGAALAEPNKKILCFSGDGSIMMNIQELATAAEHQLDIKIILINNQALGLVHQQQTLFFEERIYAAAYPYQTDFIRIAQGFGLDTCDLNQEADPASALQAAIEKPGPCLIHVMIDIHEKVFPMVPPGAANIEMIGA
- the ilvN gene encoding acetolactate synthase isozyme I small subunit encodes the protein MSNQSQPIALELIVRNHPGVMTHICGLFARRAFNVDGILCLPMKNSDKSRIWLLVQKDDRLMQMVSQVEKLEDVKEVRFSDDLRVFEQMESYLN